In a single window of the Trichoderma breve strain T069 chromosome 6, whole genome shotgun sequence genome:
- a CDS encoding acetyltransferase (GNAT) family domain-containing protein has product MSSSNRLSVSVQPLNYADVHACAQITSDAFAIDPHTIVKGLGRKPYDMYDIMRSMLLDGLERKKQIYVKAIDEETGEIVGHAGWAFKDVDEAAIPWSRPSDDKAAAKEEPRPKKDEPENEDTGDVEEKREEDSIDRLKALESRDMQYWQTNIIPQDKPCVFITGLHVSVSHQSRGVGTVMLQYGNAIANKLGLTIWVHSSHQAYEAYQKAGFEAVKELDLDLDEWAPRGPRVGEAVMGDKGSEKWGRYIIRYMKRDPK; this is encoded by the coding sequence ATGTCTTCCAGCAACCGCCTCTCGGTTTCCGTCCAGCCCCTCAATTACGCAGATGTCCACGCCTGTGCGCAGATAACCTCTGACGCTTTCGCCATCGACCCGCACACCATTGTGAAGGGCCTGGGCCGGAAGCCCTATGATATGTACGACATCATGCGCTCCATGCTCCTCGATGGCCTGGAacgaaaaaaacaaatctACGTGAAAGCCATAGATGAGGAGACGGGCGAGATTGTGGGCCATGCAGGTTGGGCGTTCAAGGACGTAGATGAGGCGGCCATTCCTTGGAGCCGACCCAGTGATGATAAGGCGGCGGCTAAGGAAGAGCCACGTCCGAAAAAAGATGAGCCTGAAAACGAGGACACTGGAGAcgttgaagagaaaagagaagaagattcaATTGACCGCCTCAAGGCCCTCGAGTCTCGTGACATGCAATACTGGCAGACCAACATCATTCCCCAGGACAAACCCTGCGTCTTCATCACCGGTCTGCACGTGTCGGTTTCGCACCAATCCCGCGGTGTAGGCACCGTCATGCTCCAGTATGGCAATGCTATCGCCAACAAACTGGGCCTCACTATTTGGGTACATTCATCGCACCAGGCGTATGAGGCATACCAGAAAGCTGGGTTTGAGGCCGTGAAGGAGCTGGACCTGGATTTGGACGAGTGGGCGCCAAGAGGGCCAAGAGTAGGTGAAGCGGTTATGGGGGACAAGGGGAGCGAGAAATGGGGTAGATATATCATCAGGTACATGAAGAGGGATCCGAAATAA
- a CDS encoding FAD binding domain-containing protein translates to MGRVFLIAAWLLACAVPHHGACAAATGPVSAIAGSQKIACKLLSLTHPDHTFFEGSDNYKYETQTQYWSSTAYNTPACVFVPQNAQQLSFAVTTLTLTSTKFAVRSGGHMPVQGYNSIGSSGVLLSNSNLSTLALSHDHATVSVGPAYRWRDVYSYLQPYNLTAVGGRVGHVGVAGLLLGGGISFHSSQYGFAADNVVAYETVLSSGLIVVAKADNAYSDLYWALKGGGNSFAIVTRFDLRTVPSPGVWIGIAQYNETDKDKYLDAVYNFGKYGSADSKAAIIPTIVGYPSVGMIAYAASRFYDSLTNSPTVFENFTSLKTVADQYAFGALATYISAVDALQPNGLRQDFRVASFMVNREGLSTVHDTFFGDANSQLANIAGLTASITFQPVTKGFIENGRSRGGSNPQGVDAHNAPYFWIVQNLSWQNAGDDDTVRAFAKATIAKIEGTITSHGVAGSYLYMNDAGDGQPVFQSYPSANLRRLKDIRTKYDPFRIYTNLLVGGWKVLDA, encoded by the exons ATGGGTCGCGTATTTCTCATCGCCGCATGGCTGCTCGCATGCGCCGTTCCTCATCACGGTGCATGTGCAGCAGCTACTGGTCCTGTTTCTGCAATTGCTGGTTCTCAAAAAATTGCGTGCAAGCTCTTGAGCCTCACACACCCAGACCATACCTTTTTTGAGGGCTCCGACAACTACAAGTATGAAACACAGACGCAGTACTGGTCGTCGACAGCCTACAACACACCAGCATGTGTCTTTGTGCCTCAAAATGCCCAGCAGCTCTCTTTCGCGGTGACCACGCTGACGCTGACTTCGACTAAATTCGCGGTTCGCAGCGGTGGTCATATGCCTGTCCAAGGCTATAACAGCATCGGCAGCTCGGGCGTGTTGCTATCCAATTCCAACCTAAGCACTCTCGCTTTGTCACACGATCATGCTACCGTCTCTGTTGGGCCAGCCTACCGGTGGAGGGACGTTTATTCGTATCTGCAGCCCTACAACCTGACGGCTGTTGGAGGTCGTGTCGGCCATGTTGGAGTTGCTGGTTTGCTGCTGGGAGGCGGCATTTCATTTCACTCGAGCCAATACGGCTTCGCTGCTGATAATGTCGTGGCATACGAGACCGTCCTCTCCAGCGGTCTCATTGTGGTGGCCAAAGCAGATAATGCCTATTCGGACCTGTATTGGGCTTTGAAAGGTGGCGGCAATTCCTTCGCTATTGTCACGCGTTTTGATCTCAGGACCGTTCCGTCTCCCGGCGTCTGGATTGGAATCGCGCAGTATAACGAGACCGACAAGGACAAGTACCTCGATGCCGTCTACAACTTTGGCAAATACGGATCCGCCGACAGCAAGGCCGCCATCATCCCTACAATCGTTGGTTACCCCAGCGTTGGAATGATTGCTTACGCGGCATCAAGATTCTACGACTCCTTGACCAATTCTCCTACTGTGTTTGAGAACTTTACGTCGCTCAAGACTGTGGCTGATCAGTACGCGTTTGGGGCCCTTGCTACATATATCAGTGCCGTTGACGCACTGCAGCCCAATGGACTTCGCCAGGA CTTCCGTGTTGCGTCTTTCATGGTCAATCGTGAAGGTCTTTCCACTGTGCACGACACATTTTTCGGAGACGCCAACTCGCAACTAGCAAACATTGCTGGATTGACTGCTTCCATTACCTTTCAGCCCGTCACCAAAGGGTTTATTGAGAATGGCCGCAGTCGTGGCGGCAGCAACCCCCAAGGCGTGGATGCTCACAATGCCCCCTACTTCTGGATCGTGCAGAACCTGTCCTGGCAGAACGCTGGTGACGACGACACGGTGCGGGCTTTTGCCAAAGCTACCATTGCCAAGATTGAGGGAACCATTACTTCTCATGGCGTTGCTGGCAGCTACTTATATATGAACGACGCGGGAGATGGCCAACCTGTGTTCCAGAGCTATCCAAGTGCCAACTTGAGGCGCCTCAAGGATATTCGGACTAAATATGATCCTTTTAGGATTTACACTAACCTCCTGGTTGGCGGTTGGAAGGTCTTGGATGCTTAG